From the Pseudomonadota bacterium genome, one window contains:
- a CDS encoding class II aldolase/adducin family protein, producing the protein MAAYTLRDAGAVVHSHAMNALLVTLLHETAFRCSRLEMIKGTQGHGYHDELVVPIVDNAPHERQLTGRIRDAIRRHPDAHAVLVRRHGVYVWGSDWTQAKKHAECYHYLFEAAVRMRQLGLQD; encoded by the coding sequence ATGGCTGCGTACACGCTTCGGGATGCGGGCGCCGTGGTGCACAGCCACGCGATGAACGCGCTGCTCGTGACCCTGCTCCATGAGACCGCCTTCCGCTGCAGCCGGCTGGAGATGATCAAAGGCACTCAGGGTCACGGGTATCATGACGAGCTTGTGGTTCCGATCGTCGATAACGCTCCGCACGAGCGCCAGTTGACGGGGCGTATCCGCGACGCCATCCGCCGCCATCCCGATGCGCATGCCGTCTTGGTTCGACGACACGGCGTCTACGTGTGGGGTTCAGACTGGACGCAAGCGAAGAAGCATGCGGAGTGCTACCACTACCTTTTCGAAGCGGCCGTGCGCATGCGGCAGCTCGGCCTGCAGGACTGA